The Nocardia arthritidis genome has a window encoding:
- a CDS encoding acyl-CoA carboxylase subunit beta, translating into MTALRSTLDSNSADYAAAAEAMSAKLREVEAEFAKNIAGGGPDKLARHRKRGKLTARERIELLIDEDSPFLELCPLAAWGSEFHVGASVIAGIGIVEGVECMIVAPDPTVRGGTSNPWTLRKNLRMNDIARENRLPVIGLVESGGADLPTQKEVFVPGGRMFRDLTRLSAEGVPTIALVFGNSTAGGAYIPGMSDYTVMIKERSKVFLGGPPLVKMATGEESDDESLGGADMHARVSGLADYLAVDEQDAIRIGRSIIKRLNWKKQGPAPRGAVAEPLFDQEELLGIVPSDLRIPFDPREVIARIVDGSDFDEFKPLYGGSLVTGWAELHGYPVGILANARGVLFSEESQKATQFIQLANQSNTPLLFLHNTTGYMVGKEFEQKGIIKHGAMMINAVSNSKVPHISVLMGASYGAGHYGMCGRAYDPRFVFAWPSAKSAVMGGAQLAGVISIVSRAAAESRGLPFDEEADAGMRAMVEAQIEAESLPMFMSGRLYDDGVIDPRDTRTVLGMALSAIHNAPIKGAEGFGVFRM; encoded by the coding sequence ATGACAGCCTTGCGTAGCACGTTGGACTCGAACTCGGCGGACTACGCCGCGGCCGCGGAGGCGATGTCGGCCAAGCTGCGCGAGGTGGAGGCGGAATTCGCCAAGAATATCGCGGGCGGCGGCCCGGATAAGCTGGCCCGGCATCGCAAGCGCGGCAAGCTGACCGCGCGTGAGCGCATCGAACTGCTCATCGATGAGGATTCGCCGTTCCTGGAGCTGTGCCCACTTGCCGCCTGGGGCAGCGAATTCCACGTCGGCGCGAGCGTTATCGCGGGTATCGGCATCGTCGAGGGCGTCGAATGCATGATTGTCGCACCGGATCCGACGGTGCGCGGCGGCACCTCGAACCCGTGGACGCTGCGCAAGAACCTGCGGATGAACGATATCGCCAGGGAGAACCGGCTGCCGGTGATCGGTCTCGTCGAATCCGGCGGCGCCGACTTGCCGACGCAGAAAGAGGTTTTCGTACCCGGCGGGCGGATGTTCCGCGACCTGACCCGGCTCTCGGCCGAGGGCGTGCCGACCATCGCGCTGGTGTTCGGCAATTCGACCGCGGGCGGGGCGTACATCCCGGGCATGTCCGACTACACGGTGATGATCAAGGAACGTTCCAAGGTGTTCCTCGGCGGTCCGCCGCTGGTCAAGATGGCCACCGGCGAGGAGTCCGACGACGAATCGCTCGGCGGCGCGGATATGCATGCCAGAGTTTCGGGCCTGGCCGATTATCTGGCTGTCGACGAGCAGGACGCGATTCGCATCGGGCGCTCGATCATCAAGCGGCTCAACTGGAAAAAGCAGGGGCCCGCGCCGCGCGGTGCGGTGGCCGAGCCGCTTTTCGACCAGGAGGAGTTGCTCGGCATCGTGCCGTCGGATCTGCGGATCCCGTTCGATCCGCGCGAGGTGATCGCCAGGATCGTCGACGGCTCGGATTTCGACGAGTTCAAACCGCTCTACGGCGGCAGCCTGGTCACCGGATGGGCCGAGCTGCACGGGTATCCGGTGGGCATTCTGGCCAACGCACGCGGCGTGCTGTTCTCCGAGGAGTCACAGAAGGCCACCCAGTTCATCCAGCTGGCGAACCAGTCGAATACGCCACTGCTGTTCCTGCACAACACAACCGGCTACATGGTCGGCAAGGAGTTCGAGCAGAAGGGCATCATCAAACACGGCGCGATGATGATCAACGCGGTATCGAATTCGAAGGTGCCGCATATTTCGGTGCTCATGGGCGCCTCGTACGGCGCGGGCCACTACGGCATGTGCGGGCGGGCCTACGATCCGCGCTTCGTCTTCGCCTGGCCCAGTGCGAAATCCGCCGTCATGGGCGGCGCTCAGCTGGCCGGTGTCATCTCGATCGTGAGCCGGGCCGCCGCCGAATCGCGGGGCCTGCCGTTCGACGAGGAGGCCGATGCGGGCATGCGCGCCATGGTGGAGGCACAGATCGAGGCCGAATCGCTGCCGATGTTCATGTCGGGGCGGCTGTACGACGACGGGGTGATCGATCCGCGCGATACCAGGACGGTGTTGGGAATGGCGTTGTCCGCCATCCACAATGCCCCGATCAAGGGCGCCGAGGGCTTCGGCGTCTTCCGGATGTGA
- a CDS encoding acyl-CoA dehydrogenase family protein, translating to MTQLWDTPERRELRATVRGFVDREVLPYLDEWERAGEIPRELHKKAGALGLLGAQFPESAGGSGGDGVDAMIVCEEFHQAGASGGLFASLFTCGISVPHIIASGNAAQIERWVRPTLAGERIGSLAITEPDGGSDVSHLRTTARRDGDHYIVNGAKTYITSGVRADFVVTAVRTGGPSSGGISLLIIDKDTPGFTVSRKLEKMGWLASDTAELSYADVRVPVENLVGPENSGFLQIAGAFVSERVGLAIQAYSSAQRCLDLTLEWVRSRETFGRKLITRQAVQNTVTEMARRIDVARVYTRSVVQRAAEGETDLIAEVCFAKNTAVEAGEWVANQAVQLFGGLGYMREVEIERQYRDMRILGIGGGTTEILTGLAAKRLGYQS from the coding sequence ATGACTCAATTGTGGGATACGCCGGAACGGCGCGAATTACGGGCCACCGTAAGGGGTTTCGTAGACCGCGAGGTGCTGCCCTACCTCGACGAATGGGAGCGGGCCGGGGAGATCCCGCGCGAGCTGCACAAGAAGGCGGGCGCGCTCGGCCTGCTCGGCGCGCAATTCCCGGAATCGGCGGGCGGTTCCGGGGGCGACGGTGTCGACGCCATGATCGTCTGCGAGGAATTCCATCAGGCCGGCGCCTCCGGCGGACTGTTCGCCTCGCTGTTCACCTGCGGCATCTCGGTGCCGCACATCATCGCCTCCGGCAATGCCGCGCAGATCGAGCGGTGGGTGCGCCCGACGCTGGCCGGGGAGCGGATCGGGTCGCTCGCCATCACAGAACCCGATGGCGGATCGGATGTTTCGCATCTGCGCACCACCGCGCGTCGCGACGGCGACCACTACATCGTCAACGGCGCGAAGACCTACATCACCTCCGGCGTGCGCGCCGATTTCGTCGTCACCGCCGTGCGCACCGGCGGACCGAGCTCCGGTGGCATCTCGCTGCTCATCATCGACAAGGACACACCGGGTTTCACGGTCAGCCGCAAGTTGGAGAAGATGGGCTGGCTCGCCTCCGATACGGCCGAGCTGTCCTATGCCGACGTGCGGGTGCCGGTGGAAAACCTGGTCGGGCCGGAGAATTCGGGCTTCCTCCAGATCGCGGGCGCGTTCGTCAGCGAGCGGGTCGGCCTCGCGATACAGGCGTATTCGAGCGCGCAGCGCTGCCTGGACCTCACGCTGGAGTGGGTGCGCAGCCGGGAAACCTTCGGGCGCAAGCTGATCACCAGACAGGCCGTGCAGAACACGGTGACCGAGATGGCCCGGCGCATCGATGTCGCCCGCGTGTACACCCGGAGCGTGGTGCAGCGCGCCGCCGAGGGTGAAACCGATCTGATCGCCGAGGTGTGCTTCGCCAAGAACACCGCCGTCGAGGCCGGTGAATGGGTGGCCAATCAGGCCGTCCAGCTCTTCGGCGGCCTCGGCTATATGCGCGAGGTCGAGATCGAACGGCAGTACCGCGATATGCGAATCCTCGGAATCGGCGGTGGCACAACCGAAATCCTCACCGGCCTGGCCGCGAAACGATTGGGGTACCAGTCATGA
- a CDS encoding acyclic terpene utilization AtuA family protein, with protein MSTLAADPDLIRIGNCSGFYGDRFGAMREMLEGGRLDVLTGDYLAELTMLILGRDRMKDPSLGYAKTFVRQIEDCLGLALERKVRIVANAGGLNPAGLAEQLRKVAADLGLDAKIAYVAGDDLTARASELGLGTPLAANAYLGAFGIAACLDAGADIVVTGRITDASVVVGPAAAHFGWGATDYDQLAGAVVAGHVIECGTQATGGNFAFFTEIADLGRPGFPIAEIRRDGSSVITKHDGTGGAVTVDTVAAQLMYEIQGARYAGPDVTVRLDSIRLGQDGPDRVSIGGVIGEAPPPRLKVSLNTLGGFRNEMEFVLTGLDIEAKAELAQRQLESWLPVRPAELTWTLARLDRPDAETEEQASALLRCVVRDPDPNRVGRAFSNVAVELALASYPGCTFTTLPGNGSPYGVFTPGYVDAAEVPHIAVLPNGDRIDIAPAAQTRELTEVPAPPLPEPLPPSETRRAPLGAVALARSGDKGGNANIGVWVRDDDQWRWLVHTLTVARLKELLPETASLTVTRHILPNLRAVNFIVEDILGQGVAYQARFDPQAKGLGEWLRSRHLDIPVELLK; from the coding sequence ATGAGTACGCTGGCCGCCGACCCGGACCTGATCCGGATCGGCAACTGTTCCGGCTTCTACGGTGACCGATTCGGTGCGATGCGCGAGATGCTCGAAGGCGGGCGGCTCGATGTGCTCACCGGCGACTACCTCGCCGAGCTGACCATGCTGATCCTCGGCCGCGACCGGATGAAGGATCCGAGCCTCGGCTACGCGAAGACCTTCGTCCGCCAGATCGAGGACTGCCTCGGGCTGGCCCTGGAGCGCAAGGTGCGGATCGTCGCCAACGCGGGCGGCCTGAATCCGGCGGGGCTGGCCGAACAGCTGCGCAAGGTCGCCGCGGACCTCGGGCTGGACGCCAAGATCGCCTACGTCGCCGGCGACGATTTGACCGCGCGCGCAAGCGAACTGGGCCTCGGCACGCCGCTCGCCGCCAATGCCTATCTCGGGGCGTTCGGCATCGCGGCCTGCCTGGACGCCGGCGCCGATATCGTCGTCACCGGCCGGATCACCGACGCCTCGGTGGTCGTCGGCCCGGCCGCCGCGCACTTCGGTTGGGGCGCAACGGATTACGACCAGCTGGCCGGTGCGGTGGTGGCCGGGCACGTGATCGAATGCGGCACCCAGGCCACCGGCGGCAATTTCGCCTTCTTCACCGAAATCGCCGATCTCGGGCGGCCCGGCTTCCCCATCGCCGAAATCCGTAGGGACGGTAGCAGCGTCATCACCAAACACGATGGCACCGGCGGTGCGGTGACGGTGGATACCGTTGCGGCGCAACTGATGTACGAGATCCAGGGGGCGCGCTACGCCGGGCCGGACGTCACCGTGCGGCTGGACAGCATCCGGCTCGGCCAGGACGGCCCGGACCGGGTGTCGATCGGCGGCGTCATCGGCGAGGCGCCGCCGCCGCGGCTGAAGGTCTCGCTGAATACGCTCGGCGGCTTCCGCAACGAGATGGAATTCGTGCTCACCGGACTCGATATCGAGGCGAAAGCCGAACTGGCACAGCGGCAATTGGAATCCTGGCTGCCGGTGCGGCCCGCCGAACTGACCTGGACGCTGGCCCGGCTGGACCGGCCGGACGCCGAGACCGAGGAACAGGCCAGCGCGCTGCTGCGCTGCGTGGTGCGCGATCCGGATCCGAACCGGGTGGGCCGGGCGTTCTCGAACGTCGCGGTGGAACTGGCCCTGGCCAGCTACCCCGGCTGCACCTTTACCACCCTGCCCGGCAATGGATCTCCGTACGGGGTGTTCACGCCGGGCTATGTCGACGCGGCCGAGGTGCCGCATATCGCGGTGCTGCCGAACGGCGACCGGATCGATATCGCGCCCGCCGCGCAAACCCGAGAGCTGACCGAGGTTCCGGCGCCCCCGCTGCCGGAACCGTTGCCGCCGAGCGAAACCCGGCGCGCACCGCTGGGCGCCGTCGCCCTGGCCCGCAGCGGTGACAAGGGCGGCAACGCCAATATCGGCGTCTGGGTGCGCGACGACGACCAGTGGCGCTGGCTGGTGCACACGCTCACCGTCGCCCGGTTGAAAGAGCTACTGCCCGAGACGGCTTCGCTCACCGTCACCCGCCACATACTGCCCAACCTGCGCGCCGTGAACTTCATCGTCGAAGACATTCTCGGCCAGGGCGTCGCGTATCAGGCCAGATTCGATCCACAGGCCAAGGGACTCGGCGAATGGCTGCGGTCCCGTCACCTCGACATTCCGGTGGAGCTGCTGAAATGA
- a CDS encoding adenylate/guanylate cyclase domain-containing protein yields the protein MNAAGQRPDLIGVLRKGRELLPGDPSFGDPLSVTGPGGARAVARAADKLVGDTPSAAREIGFGALQVWQAMLERMGRGKGSQEITVMFTDLVAFSSWSLSAGDEATLDLLRRVAKAVEPPIAERGGQVVKRMGDGVMAVFPSADRAVRAAMAAKSNLSGVDYRGYRPQMRIGLHTGSPREIGGDWLGVDVTIAARVMESAGNGNTMLSESTLQSLKPETLAELGLVAKPYRRSFFAAPLSGVPEDLRIFRLSEN from the coding sequence ATGAATGCCGCCGGGCAGCGCCCCGATCTGATCGGTGTGCTGCGCAAGGGACGTGAGCTACTGCCCGGCGATCCGTCATTCGGCGATCCGCTGTCGGTGACCGGACCCGGCGGCGCCCGCGCGGTCGCGCGCGCCGCGGACAAATTGGTCGGTGATACCCCTAGTGCGGCGCGTGAGATCGGCTTCGGCGCACTGCAGGTCTGGCAGGCGATGCTGGAGCGGATGGGCCGAGGCAAAGGTAGCCAAGAGATAACTGTCATGTTCACCGATCTGGTGGCGTTCTCCAGCTGGTCGCTCTCCGCGGGTGACGAGGCGACACTCGACCTGCTGCGCCGGGTGGCCAAGGCTGTCGAACCGCCGATCGCCGAGCGCGGCGGTCAGGTGGTCAAGCGAATGGGCGACGGCGTGATGGCCGTCTTCCCGTCGGCCGATCGCGCGGTGCGCGCCGCGATGGCGGCGAAGAGCAATTTGTCCGGCGTCGACTACCGCGGCTATCGGCCGCAGATGCGGATCGGTTTGCACACCGGCTCGCCCCGGGAGATCGGCGGCGATTGGCTGGGCGTCGACGTCACCATCGCCGCGCGGGTGATGGAGTCGGCGGGCAACGGCAACACCATGCTCTCCGAATCGACGTTGCAGTCGCTGAAGCCGGAGACGCTCGCGGAGCTGGGCCTGGTGGCCAAACCGTATCGCCGCAGCTTCTTCGCCGCGCCGCTGAGCGGGGTGCCGGAGGATCTGCGGATCTTCCGGCTCTCGGAGAACTGA
- a CDS encoding ABC transporter permease: protein MGVLAAERIKLTSTRSPWWCTALTVVFALGISALFGLLLNVSRSAWEKDPSIATEPPRAVNGLAVIGITGAGGIPGFGYILIMILAALAITNEYRFGTIKATFLAMPKRTPVLVTKASMIAVGGALLSAVLTFLSFFILQAVTTAEVGRELSLAHGELDIFYKVPIFVALTVFLAVAVGTLLRQSAGALSLLIVWPVLIEPIVGAFGKYGKNIQVFLPFENAGRFLGTVPDSSYWHWGPWASLIYFAAIVAIVFGAALFVVNKRDA, encoded by the coding sequence ATGGGCGTATTGGCCGCGGAACGCATCAAACTCACCTCCACCCGCTCGCCCTGGTGGTGCACGGCGCTGACGGTGGTGTTCGCGCTCGGGATTTCGGCGCTGTTCGGTCTGTTGCTGAACGTCTCGCGCAGCGCGTGGGAGAAGGATCCCTCGATCGCCACCGAACCGCCGCGTGCGGTGAACGGCCTTGCCGTGATCGGCATCACCGGCGCGGGCGGCATTCCCGGCTTCGGCTACATCCTGATCATGATCCTGGCCGCGCTCGCGATCACCAACGAATACCGTTTCGGCACAATCAAAGCCACCTTCCTGGCGATGCCGAAGCGGACCCCGGTGCTGGTGACCAAGGCGAGCATGATCGCGGTGGGCGGCGCGCTGCTCTCGGCGGTGCTGACCTTCCTGAGCTTCTTCATCCTGCAGGCCGTCACCACGGCCGAGGTCGGCCGGGAGCTGAGCCTGGCGCACGGTGAGTTGGACATCTTCTACAAGGTCCCGATCTTCGTCGCCCTCACGGTATTCCTGGCGGTCGCGGTCGGCACGCTGCTGCGGCAGTCGGCGGGCGCGCTCTCGCTGCTGATCGTGTGGCCGGTGCTGATCGAACCGATCGTCGGGGCGTTCGGCAAGTACGGCAAGAACATTCAGGTGTTCCTGCCCTTCGAGAACGCGGGCCGCTTCCTCGGCACGGTGCCGGATTCCAGCTACTGGCACTGGGGTCCGTGGGCCAGCCTGATCTACTTCGCGGCCATTGTCGCCATCGTCTTCGGCGCCGCGCTGTTCGTGGTGAACAAGCGCGACGCATGA
- a CDS encoding ATP-binding cassette domain-containing protein yields the protein MIELRGLTKHYGQTVAVQDLSFTVRPGQVTGFLGPNGAGKSTTMRMILGLDKPTAGTALIQGKPYSELEHPLRTVGALLDAKWVHPNRSARAHLQWLAASNDIPATRVEEVLRLVGLSEVANKGAGGFSLGMSQRLGLAGALLGDPQVLLFDEPVNGLDPEGILWIRRFMQRLASEGRTVLVSSHLLSEMALTAEHLVVIGRGQLISDSTTQEFVERASESTVRVRSPQLDQLRSLLTSNGMTVREVGDGQDGPALVVAGVTSDAVGKLAGANDITLYELAPQRASLEEAFMRLTGGAVQYHGEGFDQVMGGAL from the coding sequence ATGATCGAGCTGAGAGGCCTGACCAAACACTATGGCCAGACCGTCGCGGTTCAGGATCTGTCCTTCACCGTTCGCCCCGGACAGGTGACTGGCTTCCTGGGGCCGAACGGCGCTGGTAAATCGACCACCATGCGGATGATCCTCGGCCTGGACAAGCCCACCGCGGGCACCGCGCTCATCCAGGGCAAGCCGTATTCCGAGCTGGAGCATCCGCTGCGCACCGTCGGCGCGCTGCTCGACGCCAAGTGGGTGCATCCGAACCGGTCGGCGCGGGCGCATCTGCAGTGGCTGGCCGCGTCCAACGACATCCCCGCCACGCGTGTGGAAGAGGTGCTGCGGCTGGTCGGCCTTTCCGAGGTGGCGAACAAGGGCGCGGGCGGTTTCTCGCTCGGCATGTCGCAGCGGCTCGGCTTGGCGGGCGCGCTGCTCGGTGACCCGCAGGTGCTGCTGTTCGACGAGCCGGTCAACGGCCTGGACCCTGAGGGCATCCTGTGGATCCGCCGGTTCATGCAGCGGCTGGCGTCCGAGGGTCGCACCGTGTTGGTGTCCAGCCATCTGCTCTCCGAAATGGCTTTGACCGCTGAACATCTCGTCGTCATCGGCCGCGGGCAGCTGATCTCCGATTCCACCACACAGGAATTCGTCGAGCGCGCTTCGGAATCGACGGTGCGCGTGCGCAGTCCGCAGCTGGATCAGCTGCGCAGCCTGCTCACCTCCAACGGTATGACGGTGCGCGAGGTCGGCGACGGCCAGGACGGTCCCGCGCTGGTCGTCGCGGGGGTCACCAGCGACGCGGTCGGAAAACTGGCCGGCGCCAACGACATCACGCTGTACGAGCTCGCGCCGCAGCGTGCCTCGCTGGAGGAGGCGTTCATGCGGTTGACCGGTGGTGCGGTGCAGTACCACGGTGAGGGGTTCGATCAGGTGATGGGAGGTGCCCTCTGA
- a CDS encoding thiazole synthase: MAEDVFRIADREFGSRLIMGTGGADNLAVLEEALLASGTELTTVAMRRVDAVGGTGVLELLKRLGISPLPNTAGCRTAAEAVLTARLAAEALDTNWVKLEVIADERTLLPDPIELLSAAEQLVDAGFTVLPYTTDDPVLARRLEDAGCAAVMPLGAPIGTGLGIGNPHNIEMIVAAAGVPVILDAGIGTASDAALAMELGCSAVLLATAVTRAKEPALMAAAMADGVRAGRLARRAGRIPKRFWAQASSPSL; the protein is encoded by the coding sequence GTGGCTGAGGACGTATTCCGGATCGCCGACCGGGAATTCGGCTCGCGGCTGATCATGGGCACCGGCGGCGCGGACAATCTCGCCGTGCTGGAGGAGGCGCTGCTGGCCTCGGGCACCGAGCTGACCACGGTCGCGATGCGCCGGGTCGATGCCGTCGGCGGCACCGGTGTGCTGGAACTGCTGAAGCGCCTTGGCATTTCGCCGCTGCCGAATACCGCCGGCTGTCGCACGGCGGCCGAGGCGGTGCTCACCGCGCGGCTGGCCGCCGAGGCGCTCGACACCAACTGGGTGAAGCTGGAGGTGATCGCCGACGAGCGAACCCTGCTGCCCGACCCGATCGAATTGCTCAGCGCCGCCGAACAATTGGTGGACGCGGGCTTCACCGTGCTGCCGTACACCACCGACGATCCGGTGCTGGCCCGCCGCCTGGAGGACGCGGGTTGCGCGGCGGTGATGCCGCTCGGCGCGCCGATCGGCACCGGCCTGGGCATCGGCAATCCGCACAATATCGAGATGATCGTCGCGGCGGCGGGCGTCCCGGTCATCCTCGACGCCGGTATCGGGACCGCCAGCGACGCCGCGCTTGCGATGGAACTCGGTTGCTCGGCGGTGCTGTTGGCGACCGCCGTGACCCGGGCCAAGGAACCGGCGCTGATGGCCGCCGCGATGGCCGACGGCGTGCGCGCGGGCCGACTCGCCCGGCGAGCCGGACGCATTCCGAAACGTTTCTGGGCACAGGCCTCGTCACCCTCGCTTTGA
- the thiS gene encoding sulfur carrier protein ThiS: MSATAIPIGITVNGREHEFAESLTVRELLTRLELPTQGVAVAVDGAVFPKSRWDEPVGRGWAIEVLTAVQGG, translated from the coding sequence ATGAGTGCCACGGCCATCCCGATCGGGATCACCGTCAACGGACGCGAGCACGAGTTCGCCGAATCGCTGACGGTACGTGAGCTTTTGACGCGGCTCGAGCTGCCGACACAGGGTGTCGCCGTCGCGGTGGACGGCGCGGTGTTCCCGAAGTCGCGCTGGGACGAGCCGGTCGGGCGCGGTTGGGCGATCGAGGTTTTGACGGCGGTGCAGGGTGGCTGA
- the thiO gene encoding glycine oxidase ThiO, whose product MRTVAVVGGGAIGLAVAWRAATRGWSVTLFDPAVGSGASWVAGGMLAPLSEGWPGEDRALEFGAASLARWPEFAEEIRRATDVDVFVADATVLVALDAADAADLHTIADWVGARGHELRLLDRAGVRALEPSLARTVRAGLLAPAEPAIDNRKLVTALRQAAEQVGVELRAETVESLDQLPHDQIVLAAGAASARLWPGLPVRPVKGEILRLRRRPGSPPPPARVIRARVHGRPVYLVPRADGIVVGATQYEAGFDTAVTVAGVRDLIADAEAIVPGIGEYELAEASAGSRPGSPDNLPLIGRLSDRVVAATGHGRNGMLAVPLTADAVLAVLAGSALPEAEAADTQRLSLSTGGIR is encoded by the coding sequence ATGCGGACTGTTGCCGTCGTCGGTGGCGGCGCGATCGGGCTGGCGGTGGCCTGGCGGGCCGCGACGCGGGGCTGGTCGGTCACGCTCTTCGATCCGGCCGTCGGTTCGGGGGCCTCCTGGGTGGCGGGCGGCATGCTCGCGCCGCTTTCGGAGGGCTGGCCCGGTGAGGACCGGGCGCTCGAATTCGGTGCCGCCTCGCTGGCGCGCTGGCCGGAATTCGCCGAAGAGATCCGGCGGGCAACGGATGTCGATGTTTTCGTCGCCGATGCGACGGTGTTGGTCGCGCTGGACGCCGCCGACGCCGCCGACCTGCACACGATCGCCGACTGGGTCGGCGCCCGCGGCCACGAGTTGCGGCTGCTCGACCGGGCCGGGGTGCGCGCGCTGGAGCCGTCGCTGGCCCGCACCGTCCGCGCCGGACTGCTGGCCCCCGCCGAACCGGCCATCGACAATCGGAAGCTGGTCACCGCGCTGCGGCAGGCGGCGGAACAGGTCGGCGTCGAGTTGCGGGCCGAAACGGTCGAATCGCTCGACCAGTTGCCGCACGACCAGATCGTTCTCGCCGCGGGTGCGGCCTCGGCCCGGCTGTGGCCGGGTCTGCCGGTCCGCCCGGTGAAGGGGGAGATCCTGCGCCTGCGCCGCAGGCCGGGTTCGCCGCCGCCGCCCGCGCGGGTGATCCGGGCCAGGGTGCACGGCAGACCGGTTTATCTGGTGCCGCGCGCGGACGGCATCGTCGTCGGCGCGACGCAGTACGAGGCGGGTTTCGACACCGCCGTCACCGTCGCGGGCGTGCGCGACCTGATCGCCGACGCCGAGGCCATCGTGCCCGGTATCGGCGAATACGAACTGGCCGAGGCGAGCGCGGGTTCGCGTCCGGGCAGTCCGGACAATCTGCCGCTGATCGGCCGGCTGTCCGACCGGGTTGTCGCGGCCACCGGACACGGACGCAACGGCATGCTCGCCGTCCCGCTCACCGCCGACGCGGTGCTGGCCGTACTCGCCGGATCGGCGCTGCCGGAGGCGGAAGCGGCCGATACCCAACGTCTTTCGTTATCCACAGGAGGTATTCGATGA
- the thiE gene encoding thiamine phosphate synthase produces MDVQPSHPYRSVSPRQRLADARLYLCTDARREKGDLAKFAEAALAGGVDIIQLRDKGSPGEAKFGPLEARAELGALAELKAAARRHGALLAVNDRADIALAAGADVLHLGQGDLPPWYARQIVGPDVVIGRSTHNRAQAGLAAIEEHIDYFCTGPIWGTPTKPGRQAAGIDLVRSTADAHPTLPWFAIGGIDIARVPEVLAAGATRIVVVRAITQADDPQAAARELKAALLANG; encoded by the coding sequence ATGGACGTGCAACCGTCCCACCCCTACCGATCCGTATCCCCCAGGCAACGCCTGGCGGACGCGCGGCTCTATCTATGTACCGACGCCAGACGCGAAAAGGGCGACCTGGCGAAGTTCGCCGAGGCCGCGCTCGCCGGTGGGGTGGACATCATCCAGCTGCGGGACAAGGGATCGCCGGGCGAGGCGAAATTCGGCCCGCTCGAGGCGCGCGCCGAGTTGGGCGCGCTCGCCGAGCTGAAGGCGGCCGCCCGCAGGCACGGCGCGCTGCTGGCGGTGAACGATCGCGCCGATATCGCGCTCGCCGCGGGCGCGGACGTGCTGCATCTGGGACAGGGCGATCTGCCGCCGTGGTATGCCCGCCAAATCGTCGGCCCGGACGTGGTGATCGGCCGGTCGACCCACAATCGGGCGCAGGCCGGGCTCGCCGCCATCGAGGAACACATCGATTACTTCTGCACCGGACCCATCTGGGGCACCCCTACCAAACCCGGTCGCCAAGCCGCGGGCATAGACCTGGTCCGCTCCACCGCCGACGCGCACCCGACCCTGCCATGGTTCGCCATCGGCGGCATCGATATCGCGCGCGTGCCGGAGGTGCTCGCCGCGGGCGCCACCCGCATCGTCGTAGTCCGTGCCATCACCCAGGCCGACGATCCGCAGGCCGCGGCACGGGAACTCAAGGCCGCACTGCTCGCCAACGGTTGA
- a CDS encoding NUDIX hydrolase — translation MRGDGDGWSAGVNGQRHWGRFGAAGLLLRAPVAGGGSAVLLQHRAPWSHQGNTWALPGGARDSHETAVHAAVREAWEEAGIHAADVTVRAERITASAPSGWTYTTVIADAVLTLPTKRNRESAALAWVPEDEVESRALHPGFAVAWPLLRATPARIRLTEPVEPHSLAKALPRTVDLADEGFFWLHDDPDGPGPELELTGEQLLG, via the coding sequence ATGCGTGGTGACGGCGACGGGTGGTCGGCCGGTGTGAACGGCCAGCGGCACTGGGGCCGCTTCGGCGCCGCCGGGCTGCTGTTGCGCGCGCCCGTCGCCGGCGGCGGTTCCGCTGTGCTGCTGCAACATCGGGCCCCGTGGAGTCATCAGGGCAATACCTGGGCGCTTCCGGGCGGAGCCAGGGACAGTCATGAGACGGCGGTGCACGCCGCGGTGCGCGAGGCCTGGGAGGAGGCGGGGATCCACGCCGCCGATGTCACCGTGCGCGCCGAGCGGATCACCGCGTCGGCGCCCAGCGGCTGGACCTATACCACCGTCATCGCCGATGCGGTGCTGACGCTGCCGACCAAGCGCAACCGCGAATCCGCCGCGCTGGCCTGGGTTCCCGAGGACGAGGTCGAATCCCGCGCGCTGCATCCGGGTTTCGCGGTGGCCTGGCCGCTGCTGCGCGCGACGCCCGCCCGCATCCGCCTGACCGAACCCGTCGAGCCGCATTCGCTCGCAAAGGCGTTGCCGCGCACCGTCGACCTGGCGGACGAGGGTTTCTTCTGGCTGCACGACGATCCCGATGGGCCGGGGCCAGAGTTGGAACTGACCGGCGAGCAGCTGCTGGGTTAG